One window of the Stigmatella aurantiaca genome contains the following:
- a CDS encoding EcsC family protein: MPQSEEQSQGSQLLTAVERILADTDSLVALAQEHLRRAQARAGEDGPATRDAAAESVVQHFSLRTAITGGLTAAPAMFPGAGTLLAVAGGALADMGLMLKYEVEMALVLSHVYGFDITRQDERQLAFLLASVSAYDAKSGGNFFMDVAQAEGVAVWRYTPRQVSKLLVSVMAKLALFKVSKGLLRALPLVGIAVGSSLNKVLTQRVGERCIRELKTRRQLVKKPAPAKKAAKPSTAKKARKKAV, from the coding sequence ATGCCGCAGTCCGAGGAGCAGAGCCAGGGAAGCCAGTTGCTGACGGCGGTCGAGCGGATCCTCGCGGACACGGACAGCCTGGTGGCCCTGGCCCAGGAGCACCTGCGCCGGGCCCAGGCGCGCGCGGGAGAGGACGGGCCCGCCACGCGCGACGCGGCCGCCGAGTCGGTGGTCCAGCACTTCTCCCTGCGCACGGCCATCACCGGAGGCCTGACGGCCGCCCCGGCGATGTTTCCCGGGGCCGGGACGCTGCTGGCCGTGGCGGGCGGGGCCCTGGCGGACATGGGGCTGATGCTCAAGTACGAGGTGGAGATGGCGCTGGTGCTCAGCCATGTGTACGGCTTTGACATCACCCGTCAGGACGAGCGCCAGCTGGCGTTCCTGCTGGCCTCCGTGAGCGCGTATGACGCCAAGAGCGGGGGCAACTTCTTCATGGACGTGGCCCAGGCCGAGGGCGTCGCCGTCTGGCGCTACACGCCGCGCCAGGTGTCCAAGCTGCTGGTGAGCGTGATGGCGAAGCTCGCGCTCTTCAAGGTCTCGAAGGGGCTCCTGCGTGCGCTGCCGCTGGTGGGCATCGCGGTGGGCTCCTCCCTGAACAAGGTGCTCACCCAGCGCGTGGGGGAGCGGTGCATCCGCGAGCTCAAGACGCGGCGTCAGCTCGTGAAGAAGCCCGCCCCCGCGAAGAAGGCCGCGAAGCCCTCCACCGCGAAGAAGGCCCGCAAGAAGGCGGTTTGA
- a CDS encoding glycoside hydrolase family 43 protein, with protein sequence MHSRRSWQSLSFFALTALLGCAGGEESLEPAPAEPAPPVVEAALAPSGWERTLVQAGLADPEVYKENDDLFFLTGTGDSRSIPIYETNDLTAFRFKLGYNPSVVDPVYDYCLLWAPDLNKSNGAYILTFSGQRVANGAACPAAGLEVTTFSASAPDLNLRFGVPQPINPGTPYPRSLITTGCVAEGCNRTVRIDAATYNDPTGRWFFYVWFDRGNNISAFNTVAPGTVYNVTGPALNALPAMEEGINEAPEIIKRNGIYYLLFSHGWYNSQYAMSYIMADSLPQLTRARAVRRLSQAMRNASGQLIQSHGHNAIVERRGEYFNFFHVGVFQPAGTFTSRSTYKQKVGFKPDGTMHSLNQVNVRWPHKAGYSYSLDLVLRDGSVVGPCLDVNRLGTANKVTFDGVCFSASNRMVNKGDIAAMRIFYANNGVWGPFAEAAYDGISDDVLVSLPGGSPAFVDLTWNEKQTGAQYSVDVQRRDTGAWIGPCIGVNTINKSLAWTYSGRCTTPGIDVPLSNISTFRICSAVNGDWSRATCGAAAYDGQGMHVPVLIP encoded by the coding sequence ATGCATTCGAGACGGTCGTGGCAGTCCCTTTCCTTCTTCGCGCTCACGGCGCTCCTGGGGTGCGCGGGGGGCGAGGAGTCCCTGGAGCCCGCTCCGGCCGAGCCCGCCCCTCCGGTGGTGGAGGCCGCGCTGGCGCCCAGTGGCTGGGAGCGCACGCTCGTCCAGGCGGGCCTGGCCGACCCGGAGGTCTACAAGGAGAACGATGACCTGTTCTTCCTCACGGGCACGGGCGACTCCCGGTCCATCCCCATCTACGAGACGAATGACCTGACGGCCTTCCGTTTCAAGCTGGGCTACAACCCGTCGGTGGTCGACCCCGTCTACGACTACTGCCTGCTCTGGGCACCGGACCTCAACAAGTCCAACGGGGCGTACATCCTGACCTTCTCGGGCCAGCGCGTGGCCAACGGCGCGGCGTGCCCGGCGGCGGGGCTGGAGGTGACGACCTTCTCGGCCTCGGCGCCCGACCTGAACCTGCGCTTCGGCGTGCCCCAGCCCATCAACCCGGGCACCCCGTATCCGCGCAGCCTGATCACCACCGGGTGCGTGGCGGAGGGCTGCAACCGGACCGTGCGCATCGACGCGGCCACGTACAACGACCCGACGGGCCGCTGGTTCTTCTACGTGTGGTTCGACCGGGGCAACAACATCTCCGCGTTCAACACCGTCGCGCCGGGCACCGTCTACAACGTCACCGGCCCCGCGCTGAACGCGCTGCCCGCGATGGAGGAGGGCATCAACGAGGCCCCGGAGATCATCAAGCGCAACGGCATCTACTACCTGCTCTTCAGCCACGGCTGGTACAACAGCCAGTACGCCATGAGCTACATCATGGCGGACTCGCTGCCGCAGCTCACCCGGGCGCGCGCGGTGCGGCGGCTCTCGCAGGCCATGCGCAACGCCTCCGGCCAGCTCATCCAGAGCCACGGCCACAACGCCATCGTCGAGCGGCGCGGCGAGTACTTCAACTTCTTCCACGTGGGCGTCTTCCAGCCCGCGGGCACCTTCACCTCGCGCAGCACCTACAAGCAGAAGGTCGGCTTCAAGCCGGACGGCACGATGCACTCGCTCAACCAGGTCAACGTGCGCTGGCCGCACAAGGCGGGGTACAGCTACTCGTTGGACCTCGTCCTGCGCGACGGCTCGGTGGTGGGCCCCTGCCTGGACGTGAACCGGCTGGGCACCGCGAACAAGGTCACCTTCGACGGGGTGTGCTTCAGCGCGAGCAACCGCATGGTGAACAAGGGCGACATCGCCGCCATGCGCATCTTCTACGCGAACAACGGCGTCTGGGGCCCCTTCGCGGAGGCAGCCTATGACGGCATCTCCGACGACGTCCTTGTGTCCCTGCCTGGGGGCTCCCCCGCGTTCGTGGACCTGACGTGGAACGAGAAGCAGACCGGGGCGCAGTACTCCGTGGATGTGCAGCGCCGCGACACGGGGGCGTGGATCGGCCCCTGCATCGGCGTCAACACCATCAACAAGTCCTTGGCCTGGACGTACAGCGGCCGGTGCACCACGCCGGGCATCGACGTGCCGCTGTCCAACATCAGCACGTTCCGCATCTGCTCGGCGGTGAATGGAGACTGGTCCCGCGCCACCTGTGGCGCCGCGGCCTATGACGGCCAGGGCATGCACGTGCCCGTCCTCATTCCCTGA
- a CDS encoding discoidin domain-containing protein has protein sequence MAMTSGITRLLWVLAVVGGVWAPAARAASGNLALAGIATASSSQADAAKARDGSLTTAWTASGTAVPQWLQLDLGALYTLSRVEQSFTQSGTWRFKVEASLDGASWATVVDRSTGVAGQVFGESLHGTFRYVRLTVTGSREGLPASSREFRVFGTDEGDNLAVGRPLSASTSLVGYEPRKAADANTSTYWVAGAAGLPQWLKVDLGSPSLVTGVEQNFKDVDTYRFKIEGSLDDVSWAVLLDGGAGLAGQAFSRKVSGTYRYVRLTVQGSASAYWASSTEFKVYGFANLALGRSGTASSVSPGYDITRATDSNPATYWCATSASMPQWMIIDLGGLSAVRRVEQTFVDVDTYQFKVEGSVDQSAWTLLLDKTAGATGQTWGQAVTGNYRYLRLTVLSSAAGHWASSQEFRVFGTPLERNLALGVSASSSSLAPGYEPSRAVDGDGVSYWCASSPSMPEWLKLDLGHLSLIQRIEQTFVDQDTHRFKLEGSKDNSTWTLLLDRTAGASGKTFVQTVNGAYRYIRLTVYGSAAGHWASSQELKVMGVGAPLRSRWWEESAGVMRYYPKYYGITLNTIASELDELRARGYGAIELMAPYTGPADVWAGLGATDNYSIDPSIGTMADFQNLLTQAHARGMRVLMFGNVGYARDTAPFFLKAQDDNRNNVYSKERMWFHFRATGGERWYWSSRAGAYYYAFWGQNIPSYNFNTQEWRDETRKYIRFWMDKGLDGFALDAPAVYDGITPAINNAHITDVLRSYDTWANSEGAPGPGYVTDWHYNSIQDYTLTNWGGDGFSTLIPAINGQNPDGLENILKGNRDAITAAGGITQTPPSWEVAGVPANKRLLEIATLTTLGTLFYLHNGQHTLLPHETVIPDWSQADQNRLWSLMRAQGAYKALAPAGARVKLNTQDNRRFYAFKRTSKDGALQALVILNYQASPQAITVNLANTGIQTSQTPVDLLTGGAGPAITSASYTVNLPAYGYTVLGVD, from the coding sequence ATGGCGATGACGAGCGGCATCACGCGGCTGTTGTGGGTTCTCGCGGTGGTGGGCGGCGTGTGGGCCCCCGCCGCGAGGGCGGCGAGTGGCAACCTGGCCCTGGCGGGCATCGCCACGGCCTCGTCTTCGCAAGCCGATGCGGCCAAGGCCCGGGATGGGAGCCTGACGACGGCCTGGACGGCCAGCGGCACAGCCGTGCCGCAGTGGCTCCAGCTCGACCTGGGCGCGCTGTACACACTGAGCCGGGTGGAGCAGTCCTTCACCCAGTCCGGGACGTGGCGCTTCAAGGTCGAGGCCTCCCTCGACGGGGCGAGCTGGGCCACCGTGGTGGACCGGAGCACGGGCGTGGCGGGCCAGGTGTTCGGCGAGAGCCTCCACGGCACCTTCCGCTACGTGCGGTTGACCGTGACGGGCTCGCGCGAGGGGCTGCCCGCCTCCAGCCGCGAGTTTCGCGTCTTCGGCACGGACGAGGGGGACAACCTCGCGGTGGGCAGGCCCCTGTCCGCCTCCACGAGCCTCGTGGGCTATGAGCCCCGGAAGGCGGCGGATGCGAACACCTCCACGTACTGGGTGGCGGGCGCCGCGGGCCTGCCGCAGTGGCTGAAGGTGGACCTGGGCTCCCCGAGCCTCGTCACGGGCGTGGAGCAGAACTTCAAGGACGTCGATACCTACCGCTTCAAGATCGAAGGCTCCCTGGACGATGTGAGCTGGGCGGTGCTGCTGGACGGCGGGGCGGGCCTCGCGGGCCAGGCCTTCTCCCGGAAGGTGAGCGGCACCTACCGGTACGTGCGGCTGACGGTCCAGGGCTCGGCGTCCGCCTACTGGGCGAGCAGCACCGAGTTCAAGGTGTATGGCTTCGCCAACCTGGCCCTGGGCCGCTCGGGCACGGCCTCTTCCGTGTCGCCGGGCTATGACATCACCCGGGCCACGGACTCAAACCCCGCCACCTACTGGTGCGCCACCAGCGCAAGCATGCCCCAGTGGATGATCATCGACCTGGGCGGCCTGTCCGCCGTGCGGCGGGTGGAACAGACCTTTGTCGATGTGGACACCTATCAGTTCAAGGTGGAGGGCTCCGTGGATCAGTCCGCGTGGACCCTGCTCCTGGACAAGACGGCGGGCGCCACGGGGCAGACGTGGGGCCAGGCCGTCACGGGCAACTACCGGTACCTGCGGCTCACCGTGCTCTCGTCCGCCGCCGGGCACTGGGCCAGCAGCCAGGAGTTCCGCGTCTTCGGCACGCCGCTGGAGCGCAACCTCGCCCTGGGCGTGTCCGCGTCCTCCTCATCCCTGGCGCCGGGCTATGAGCCCTCCCGGGCGGTGGATGGTGATGGCGTGTCGTACTGGTGCGCGAGCAGCCCCAGCATGCCCGAGTGGCTCAAGCTGGACCTGGGCCACCTGAGCCTCATCCAGCGCATCGAGCAGACCTTCGTGGACCAGGACACCCACCGCTTCAAGCTGGAGGGCTCGAAGGACAACAGCACCTGGACGCTGCTCCTCGACAGGACCGCGGGGGCCTCGGGCAAGACGTTCGTCCAGACCGTGAATGGCGCCTACCGGTACATCCGCCTCACCGTGTACGGCTCGGCGGCCGGGCACTGGGCCAGCAGCCAGGAGCTGAAGGTGATGGGGGTGGGCGCGCCGCTCCGGAGCCGGTGGTGGGAGGAGTCGGCGGGGGTGATGCGGTACTACCCGAAGTATTACGGCATCACGCTGAACACCATCGCCAGCGAGCTGGACGAGCTGCGCGCCCGGGGCTACGGGGCCATCGAGCTGATGGCGCCCTACACCGGGCCCGCCGATGTGTGGGCGGGGTTGGGGGCCACGGACAACTACAGCATCGATCCGTCCATCGGGACGATGGCGGACTTCCAGAACCTGCTCACCCAGGCGCACGCCCGGGGCATGCGCGTGCTCATGTTCGGCAACGTCGGGTATGCGCGCGACACGGCGCCGTTCTTCCTCAAGGCGCAGGACGACAACCGCAACAACGTCTACAGCAAGGAGCGCATGTGGTTTCACTTCCGCGCGACGGGCGGTGAGCGCTGGTACTGGAGCAGCCGCGCAGGGGCCTACTATTACGCGTTCTGGGGACAGAACATCCCGTCCTACAACTTCAACACCCAGGAGTGGCGGGACGAGACGCGCAAGTACATCCGCTTCTGGATGGACAAGGGGCTGGATGGCTTCGCCCTGGACGCGCCCGCCGTCTACGACGGCATCACCCCGGCCATCAACAATGCCCACATCACCGATGTGCTGCGAAGCTATGACACCTGGGCCAACTCCGAGGGAGCGCCCGGGCCGGGCTATGTGACGGACTGGCACTACAACAGCATCCAGGACTACACGCTGACCAACTGGGGCGGGGACGGCTTCAGCACCCTCATCCCCGCCATCAACGGCCAGAACCCGGACGGCCTGGAGAACATCCTCAAGGGCAACCGGGATGCCATCACCGCCGCGGGAGGAATTACCCAGACGCCGCCGAGCTGGGAGGTGGCCGGGGTGCCCGCGAACAAGCGGCTGCTGGAGATCGCCACGCTGACCACGCTGGGCACGCTGTTCTACCTGCATAACGGCCAGCACACGCTCCTGCCCCACGAGACCGTCATCCCCGATTGGTCCCAGGCGGATCAGAACCGGCTCTGGAGCCTGATGCGGGCCCAGGGGGCCTACAAGGCCCTGGCCCCGGCGGGCGCCCGGGTGAAGCTCAACACCCAGGACAACCGCCGCTTCTATGCGTTCAAGCGCACGAGTAAGGACGGCGCTCTCCAGGCCCTGGTGATCCTCAACTACCAAGCCAGCCCCCAGGCCATCACCGTCAACCTGGCGAACACGGGCATCCAGACGTCCCAGACACCCGTGGACCTGCTGACCGGCGGCGCGGGGCCCGCCATCACCTCGGCGAGCTACACCGTCAACCTGCCCGCGTACGGCTACACCGTGCTTGGGGTGGATTGA
- a CDS encoding serine hydrolase domain-containing protein, with product METTASARRQQSRSTFFREGRPGLPRLALGVALSLALAGCGEAQDETSPRCAQLAPRFQERLEALAREKDLPGVTASVRLPGCHWHGAAGEALVEPDTEMRAESRLRVGSITKTFVATVALQLQAEGRLSLDATLAEYLPGFPNAEHIIVRQLLNHTSGVANYTAHPAFRAETHSHLGRTWTFDELVALGASESPARPPGTGWNYSNTNYLLVGFILERVVGTPLAEQLRARIIEPLGLRSTGLDGDEVLLPITVHGYERPTQAEPWSDVTGALHPSAAWAAGALVSSADDISLFYQSLFERPLLAPTQRGEMMEWIQTQEPKVPEYGLALMRRTTPVGPGHGHSGSFPGYSADAAYFPEPRAAIAILVNTESGSLSNMTERLLEVLTAQ from the coding sequence ATGGAGACCACGGCAAGCGCCAGGAGGCAGCAGTCACGGAGCACCTTCTTCCGGGAGGGGCGTCCAGGACTCCCGCGGCTCGCGCTGGGCGTGGCCCTGAGCCTGGCCCTCGCGGGCTGTGGGGAGGCTCAGGACGAGACCTCCCCTCGCTGTGCCCAACTGGCTCCCCGGTTCCAGGAGCGCCTCGAGGCGCTGGCGCGGGAGAAGGATCTGCCGGGCGTGACGGCCTCGGTCCGCCTGCCGGGGTGCCACTGGCATGGCGCGGCCGGGGAGGCCCTGGTGGAGCCGGACACCGAGATGAGGGCCGAGAGCCGGCTGCGCGTGGGCAGCATCACGAAGACGTTCGTTGCGACGGTGGCGCTACAGCTCCAAGCGGAAGGACGGCTGTCCCTGGACGCCACGCTCGCGGAGTACCTGCCCGGCTTTCCCAACGCGGAGCACATCATAGTGCGCCAGTTGCTCAATCACACGAGCGGCGTGGCCAACTACACCGCGCACCCCGCGTTTCGCGCCGAGACCCACTCGCACCTGGGCCGCACATGGACGTTCGACGAGCTGGTGGCGCTGGGGGCCAGCGAGTCCCCCGCGCGCCCGCCGGGCACGGGTTGGAATTACTCCAATACCAATTACCTGCTCGTGGGCTTCATCCTCGAGCGCGTGGTGGGCACGCCGCTCGCGGAGCAGCTCCGCGCGCGCATCATCGAGCCCCTGGGCCTGCGGAGCACGGGGCTCGATGGCGACGAGGTGCTCTTGCCCATCACCGTGCACGGCTACGAGCGGCCCACGCAAGCCGAGCCCTGGAGCGATGTCACCGGGGCGCTCCACCCCTCCGCGGCGTGGGCGGCGGGCGCCCTGGTCTCCAGCGCGGACGACATCAGCCTGTTCTACCAGTCGCTGTTCGAGCGCCCGCTGCTCGCCCCCACGCAGCGCGGGGAGATGATGGAGTGGATCCAAACGCAGGAGCCCAAGGTGCCCGAGTACGGTCTGGCGCTCATGCGCCGCACCACCCCGGTGGGGCCGGGGCACGGCCACAGCGGCAGCTTCCCCGGCTACTCCGCGGACGCCGCCTACTTTCCGGAGCCGCGGGCGGCCATCGCCATCCTGGTCAACACGGAGTCCGGGAGCCTCTCGAACATGACCGAGCGGCTCCTGGAGGTGCTCACCGCGCAGTGA
- a CDS encoding histidine phosphatase family protein — MKPPSSYVVLVRHGETAWSRSGQHTGRTDIPLLEDGRRMGTALGAPLKGWNFAAVWTSPLSRARETCNLAGYGQAAEPRDELMEWDYGAYEGKTGVEIRSQLPDWKIWRDGVPQGETLDQVRARADQVIAAARQVDGNVLIFSHGHFLRVLAARWLELPASEGRLFSLSTASISVLGWDGQQPLLMSWNDTTHLRE; from the coding sequence ATGAAACCTCCCTCGTCTTATGTCGTCCTGGTCCGGCACGGAGAAACCGCCTGGAGCCGCAGCGGCCAGCACACGGGCCGCACGGACATTCCCCTCTTGGAAGACGGGCGGCGGATGGGCACCGCCCTGGGCGCACCCTTGAAGGGCTGGAACTTCGCCGCGGTGTGGACCAGCCCCCTGAGCCGCGCCCGGGAGACCTGCAACCTCGCCGGCTATGGCCAGGCCGCCGAGCCGCGCGACGAGCTGATGGAGTGGGACTACGGGGCCTACGAGGGCAAGACGGGGGTGGAGATCCGCTCCCAGCTCCCGGACTGGAAGATCTGGCGCGATGGCGTTCCCCAGGGCGAGACGCTGGACCAGGTGCGCGCCCGGGCCGACCAGGTCATCGCCGCGGCCCGCCAGGTGGACGGCAACGTGCTGATTTTCTCCCACGGCCACTTCTTGCGCGTGCTCGCCGCGCGCTGGCTGGAGCTGCCCGCCTCCGAAGGGCGCCTCTTCTCGCTGAGCACCGCCTCCATCAGCGTGCTCGGCTGGGACGGCCAGCAGCCCCTCCTCATGAGCTGGAACGACACCACCCACCTCCGGGAGTGA
- a CDS encoding S8 family peptidase, which produces MTTLSKLPSAAPRSTPTARPEAEAPRAPTAAPAARAEVRSPADGFEGAKAARSNFVDRPGQNTFVDRPTGLRPAATLLSSPERAPVAPLARTSSVDGQPPVKPSGPPVVAIFDGGVDTKHTDLDGALWTNPGEVAGDGLDNDGNGIKDDLHGFNVGFNSGDPMQGAGTDHGTHVAGIIAAEDNGEGNTGVAAGKAQVLSVGGLYDGNDLLTNFERSVDYVVDLKNKGANIRAVNASFGDEYRDAASQKRWNAAVQKLAGADILLVAATANGNGSNMNKVKDFPANVDLPNVITVASMDKKNDKLASFSSHGDKVVELAAVGEDVLSTVPGNKWEEMSGTSMATPRVAATAALMFAENPDLTAAQVRDMLVKTVEVDPDLKGKVSTSGKLDIEAAVASARASAAAAFAAR; this is translated from the coding sequence ATGACGACGCTCTCCAAGCTCCCCTCCGCCGCCCCCCGCTCCACCCCCACCGCCCGTCCCGAGGCGGAAGCGCCCCGCGCGCCCACGGCGGCCCCGGCCGCGCGCGCGGAGGTCCGCTCCCCGGCGGATGGCTTCGAGGGGGCGAAGGCGGCCCGCTCGAACTTCGTGGACCGCCCGGGCCAGAACACCTTCGTGGACCGGCCCACGGGCCTGCGCCCGGCCGCGACGCTGCTCTCCTCGCCGGAGCGCGCCCCCGTGGCCCCGCTGGCGCGCACCTCCAGCGTGGACGGGCAGCCGCCGGTGAAGCCCTCCGGTCCTCCCGTGGTCGCCATCTTCGACGGCGGCGTGGACACGAAGCACACGGACCTGGACGGCGCCCTGTGGACCAACCCGGGGGAGGTGGCCGGCGACGGCCTCGACAACGACGGCAACGGCATCAAGGACGACCTCCACGGCTTCAACGTGGGCTTCAACTCGGGTGACCCGATGCAGGGCGCCGGCACGGACCACGGCACGCACGTGGCGGGCATCATCGCCGCCGAGGACAACGGCGAGGGCAACACCGGCGTGGCCGCGGGCAAGGCGCAGGTGCTCTCGGTGGGCGGCCTGTACGACGGCAACGACTTGCTGACGAACTTCGAGCGCTCGGTGGACTACGTGGTGGACCTGAAGAACAAGGGCGCCAACATCCGCGCGGTGAACGCCAGCTTCGGGGACGAGTACCGGGACGCCGCCTCGCAGAAGCGCTGGAACGCCGCCGTGCAGAAGCTGGCCGGCGCGGACATCCTCCTGGTGGCCGCCACCGCCAATGGCAACGGCAGCAACATGAACAAGGTGAAGGACTTCCCGGCCAACGTGGACCTGCCCAACGTCATCACCGTGGCCTCCATGGACAAGAAGAACGACAAGCTGGCGAGCTTCTCCTCGCACGGCGACAAGGTCGTCGAGCTGGCCGCCGTGGGCGAGGACGTGCTGAGCACCGTGCCCGGCAACAAGTGGGAAGAGATGAGCGGCACCTCCATGGCCACCCCGCGCGTGGCGGCCACCGCTGCCCTGATGTTCGCGGAAAACCCGGATCTCACCGCGGCCCAGGTGCGTGACATGTTGGTGAAGACGGTGGAAGTGGATCCGGATCTCAAGGGCAAGGTGAGCACCAGCGGCAAGCTGGACATCGAGGCGGCCGTGGCCTCGGCGCGCGCCTCGGCGGCCGCTGCCTTCGCCGCCCGCTAG
- the boxB gene encoding benzoyl-CoA 2,3-epoxidase subunit BoxB, whose protein sequence is MQHIRSEPIPNNVDLESAPGLVRAMSHWQSRFKSWWMERGPSGFQSHEVYLRTAVSVEPDGWARYEHVRMPEYRWGIFLAPSVRERTIGFGDMQGKPVWEEPPEEHRDTLRWLIAMQGDAEPASVEQQRLLGSTCPSLYDLRNLLQVNVEEARHLWGMSYLLLRYFGTEGWNAAEELLDRSSGDTQRPRVLDAFNAPVRDWLHFFMYTAFTDRVGKVQLQAAAESAFDPLARTARFMATEEAHHLFVGETGVGRVLQRTAELMKASPNGSASEAGGIDLPVIQRYLNLWYSLTMDLFGAEMSRKAGAIFASGVKGRPKEAMFEDHCERNRTLRVESWDAAAHTLQHQDVPVRLAMNEVLRGLFTLDCRGVVERWNKVLASQGLQERLQLPSRRFHRQQGLLSSGRFAPDGTPVSEEEWARRKDEWLPTEADEVAVRHVQARAVLARGEMANWIAPPSRGIHGKPLDFEYVRTET, encoded by the coding sequence GTGCAACACATCCGCAGCGAGCCCATCCCCAACAACGTGGACTTGGAGAGCGCACCCGGCCTGGTGCGCGCGATGTCTCACTGGCAGTCCCGTTTCAAGAGCTGGTGGATGGAGCGAGGCCCTTCTGGATTCCAGTCTCACGAAGTGTATTTGCGTACGGCGGTCAGCGTGGAGCCCGATGGCTGGGCGCGGTACGAGCACGTGCGGATGCCGGAGTACCGCTGGGGCATCTTCCTGGCGCCCTCGGTGCGCGAGCGCACCATCGGCTTCGGGGACATGCAGGGCAAGCCCGTGTGGGAGGAGCCCCCCGAGGAGCACCGGGACACGCTGCGCTGGCTCATCGCGATGCAGGGGGACGCGGAGCCCGCGTCCGTGGAGCAGCAGCGGCTGCTGGGGAGTACCTGCCCCTCGCTGTACGACTTGCGCAACCTGTTGCAGGTGAACGTGGAGGAAGCCCGCCACCTGTGGGGCATGTCCTACCTGCTGTTGCGCTACTTCGGCACCGAGGGCTGGAACGCGGCCGAGGAGCTGCTCGACCGGAGCAGTGGCGACACCCAGCGGCCGCGCGTGCTGGATGCCTTCAACGCGCCGGTGCGCGACTGGCTGCACTTCTTCATGTACACGGCCTTCACCGACCGGGTGGGCAAGGTGCAGCTCCAGGCGGCGGCCGAATCCGCGTTTGATCCGCTGGCGCGCACGGCGCGCTTCATGGCCACCGAGGAGGCGCACCACCTGTTCGTGGGCGAGACGGGCGTGGGGCGGGTGCTCCAGCGCACCGCGGAGCTGATGAAGGCCTCGCCCAACGGCAGCGCCAGCGAGGCGGGCGGCATCGACCTGCCCGTCATCCAGCGCTACCTCAACCTCTGGTACTCGCTGACGATGGACCTGTTCGGCGCGGAGATGTCGCGCAAGGCGGGCGCCATCTTCGCCAGCGGCGTGAAGGGCCGGCCCAAGGAGGCGATGTTCGAGGACCACTGTGAGCGCAACCGCACGCTCCGGGTGGAGTCCTGGGACGCGGCGGCCCACACGCTCCAGCACCAGGACGTGCCGGTGCGTTTGGCGATGAACGAGGTGCTCCGGGGACTGTTCACGCTCGACTGCCGGGGTGTGGTGGAGCGCTGGAACAAGGTGCTGGCCAGCCAGGGACTTCAGGAGCGGTTGCAGTTGCCGTCCCGACGCTTCCACCGCCAGCAGGGCTTGCTGTCCTCGGGCCGCTTCGCGCCGGACGGAACCCCCGTGTCCGAGGAGGAGTGGGCGCGGCGCAAGGACGAGTGGCTGCCCACGGAGGCCGACGAGGTGGCGGTGCGCCATGTTCAGGCCCGGGCGGTGCTGGCCCGGGGCGAGATGGCGAACTGGATCGCCCCGCCGTCCCGGGGCATTCACGGCAAGCCGCTCGACTTCGAGTACGTGCGCACGGAGACGTAG